From Thermodesulfobacteriota bacterium, a single genomic window includes:
- the rhuM gene encoding RhuM family protein: MLVPRSGETEHPPAPPEPASAATRGEVVLYEAADGTPGLEVRLDRDTVWLTQAQMAELFQRDQSVVSRHLRNVFAESELEPGSNMQKMHIAGSTKPTAFYSLDVIISVGYRVKSKRGTQFRIWATRVLREYLVRGYTVNAKRLKELQQAVRLVADVAERRELSGEEATALLRVVSDFRHDAPHRREPA, translated from the coding sequence ATGTTGGTTCCACGCTCCGGAGAGACCGAACATCCCCCAGCGCCCCCTGAGCCGGCCTCCGCGGCGACGCGGGGCGAGGTTGTCCTCTACGAAGCGGCCGACGGAACACCGGGGCTGGAGGTGCGCCTGGACCGGGACACGGTCTGGCTCACCCAAGCCCAGATGGCGGAGCTCTTCCAACGGGACCAGTCCGTGGTTTCGCGTCATCTGCGGAATGTGTTCGCGGAGAGTGAGCTCGAACCCGGTAGCAATATGCAGAAAATGCATATTGCTGGTTCGACCAAACCCACCGCCTTTTACAGCCTCGACGTCATCATCTCTGTCGGCTACCGGGTGAAGTCGAAGCGGGGCACCCAGTTCCGCATCTGGGCGACCCGCGTGCTGCGCGAGTACCTGGTCCGAGGCTACACGGTCAACGCGAAGCGGCTCAAGGAGCTCCAGCAGGCGGTGCGGCTCGTGGCCGACGTGGCCGAGCGCCGGGAGCTCTCCGGCGAGGAGGCGACGGCCCTGCTCCGCGTCGTCTCCGATTTTCGCCATGACGCTCCTCATCGCCGAGAGCCGGCCTGA